A window of the Rhizobium brockwellii genome harbors these coding sequences:
- a CDS encoding DUF1236 domain-containing protein, with the protein MRKTVLAAAATLTISSAAFAQSTVIVTDPAPTGSVVLPGEVRTYVIEQNTPSVVYDGDIAVGATLPDTVEVHTVPDIDGYGYTVVNERRVIVEPKTHRIIQVLE; encoded by the coding sequence ATGCGCAAGACCGTGCTGGCTGCGGCCGCCACGCTGACCATCAGCTCCGCCGCCTTCGCGCAGAGCACCGTCATCGTCACCGATCCCGCACCGACCGGCTCCGTCGTATTGCCCGGAGAGGTGCGTACCTATGTGATAGAGCAAAACACACCTTCCGTCGTCTATGACGGCGATATCGCGGTCGGCGCAACGCTGCCCGATACCGTCGAAGTGCACACCGTGCCTGATATCGACGGCTACGGCTATACCGTCGTCAATGAGCGACGCGTGATCGTCGAGCCGAAGACGCATCGCATAATCCAGGTCCTGGAATAA
- the bcsN gene encoding cellulose biosynthesis protein BcsN — translation MRLRKTISLMAAVGTMAGCTSTGGVRQPSGPETVAPEKALVLPPPGGPSVVSVVERKRGNGVEQTISLFTSSSVPGQNFLKVQFFGASGANPGTGNVGFSMINQSGIAREVARSAPGVLMATSATFLQNAYGPFGYASGRSRAGDTCVYAWQQIRSSTAANTQARNFGMIQLRLRLCDAGASERQLLGIVYGYTVTGTFDGEVWNPYGNPPPADGALGRTGAPIYPDEGGYRASPMPIGYEPAPAIVSRPRAAAVRSASTAQPAQDVASVPAPIGPRVPLPGEAPQTSARPAAAAAPIEQSVRAIGVTVPSPDCIGDAAMTAACRR, via the coding sequence ATGCGCTTGCGGAAGACTATATCGCTGATGGCAGCAGTCGGCACGATGGCCGGCTGCACGTCGACAGGCGGTGTGCGCCAGCCTTCCGGGCCGGAAACCGTGGCGCCCGAAAAGGCGCTGGTCTTGCCGCCGCCCGGCGGCCCGTCGGTCGTCAGCGTTGTCGAGCGCAAACGTGGTAACGGCGTCGAACAGACGATCTCTCTGTTTACTTCGTCCTCCGTGCCCGGTCAGAATTTCCTGAAGGTCCAGTTCTTCGGCGCTTCCGGGGCCAATCCCGGCACCGGCAACGTGGGCTTCAGCATGATCAACCAGAGCGGCATTGCCCGCGAAGTGGCCCGTTCGGCCCCCGGCGTGCTGATGGCGACGTCGGCGACCTTTCTGCAGAATGCCTATGGCCCCTTCGGTTATGCCTCTGGCCGCAGCCGTGCAGGCGACACCTGCGTCTATGCCTGGCAACAGATCCGCTCGAGCACTGCTGCCAATACCCAGGCGCGCAATTTCGGCATGATCCAGCTGCGCCTGCGCCTTTGCGATGCGGGTGCAAGCGAGCGCCAGCTGCTCGGCATCGTCTATGGCTATACCGTCACCGGCACCTTCGACGGCGAGGTCTGGAACCCTTACGGCAATCCGCCGCCCGCCGATGGCGCGCTCGGGCGCACCGGCGCACCGATCTATCCCGACGAGGGCGGTTATCGCGCCAGCCCGATGCCGATTGGCTACGAGCCGGCGCCTGCCATTGTCAGCCGGCCGCGGGCCGCTGCCGTTCGCAGCGCCTCAACCGCGCAACCAGCTCAAGATGTGGCATCGGTGCCGGCGCCTATCGGCCCGCGCGTGCCGCTGCCGGGTGAGGCGCCCCAGACGAGCGCAAGGCCGGCTGCGGCCGCTGCGCCAATCGAACAATCGGTAAGGGCGATCGGCGTCACAGTGCCTTCGCCGGACTGCATAGGCGACGCGGCCATGACGGCCGCCTGCCGGAGATAG
- the bcsA gene encoding UDP-forming cellulose synthase catalytic subunit translates to MRKARSVVIWAVVSLCMIVLITLPVNLQTQLITSITVVTVMALIKVLKGEGTWRLVALAFGTSIVLRYVYWRTTNTLPPLNQLGNFIPGLLLYLAEMYSVAMLALSLFIVATPLPSRPSRAAKNERFPHVDVFVPSYNEDAGLLGNTLAAAKAMDYPAEKLHVWLLDDGGTLQKRNSGKLLEAQAAAARHIELKQLCEDLDVSYLTRDRNEHAKAGNLNNGMKHSTGELIAVFDADHAPARDFLLETVGYFEDDPKLFLVQTPHFFINPDPLERNLRTFDKMPSENEMFYGIIQRGLDKWNAAFFCGSAAVLSRRALESQNGFSGISITEDCETALALHGSGWNSIYVDKPLIAGLQPATFASFIGQRSRWAQGMMQILRFRFPLLKRGLTIPQRFCYMSSTLFWLFPFPRTIFLFAPLFYLFFDLEIFTASGGEFLAYTLAYMLVNLMMQNYLYGSFRWPWISELYEYVQTVHLLPAVVSVMLNPRKPTFKVTAKDESIAVSRLSEISRPFFVIFAVQIVALVITIYKIYAEPYKADVTLVVGGWNVINLIMAGCALGVVSERGERASSRRVRVNRRCEFGANGKWYTASIEDVSVHGARLHIFNKQLDEMLVGAVGEIRFRPYSGADLETLPLIVRNIEPSGDISNVGCQYAPKSALDHRLIADLMFANSDQWTQFQASRRRNPGLIRGTIWFLGMSFYQTSRGLVYFFRSMRPEREAQQQAAKVNAG, encoded by the coding sequence ATGCGCAAAGCCCGCAGTGTCGTCATATGGGCCGTGGTTTCGCTCTGCATGATCGTGCTGATCACGCTGCCGGTCAACCTGCAGACCCAGCTCATCACCAGCATCACCGTCGTGACAGTCATGGCGCTGATCAAGGTGCTGAAGGGCGAGGGGACGTGGCGCCTAGTGGCGCTCGCCTTTGGCACGTCGATCGTGCTGCGCTATGTTTACTGGCGCACCACCAATACGCTGCCGCCTCTGAATCAGCTGGGAAATTTCATTCCCGGCCTGCTGCTCTATCTTGCCGAAATGTATAGCGTCGCGATGCTGGCGCTCAGCCTGTTCATCGTTGCCACACCTTTGCCGTCGCGCCCCTCGCGTGCCGCCAAGAATGAGCGTTTCCCTCATGTCGACGTCTTCGTACCATCCTATAACGAGGATGCCGGACTGTTGGGAAACACGCTGGCCGCCGCCAAGGCCATGGATTATCCGGCTGAGAAGTTGCATGTCTGGCTGCTCGACGACGGCGGCACCCTGCAAAAGCGCAATTCCGGCAAGCTGCTCGAAGCCCAGGCCGCCGCCGCCCGCCATATCGAGCTGAAGCAGCTCTGCGAGGATCTCGACGTCAGCTACCTCACGCGCGACCGCAACGAGCACGCCAAAGCCGGCAATCTCAACAACGGCATGAAACATTCGACCGGCGAACTCATCGCCGTCTTCGATGCGGACCACGCGCCGGCCCGCGATTTCCTGCTGGAGACCGTCGGTTACTTCGAAGACGATCCGAAGCTCTTCCTCGTCCAGACTCCGCACTTCTTCATCAATCCCGATCCGCTGGAGCGCAACCTGCGCACCTTCGACAAGATGCCGAGCGAGAACGAGATGTTCTACGGCATCATCCAGCGCGGCCTCGATAAATGGAACGCCGCGTTCTTCTGCGGCTCGGCCGCGGTTCTGAGCCGCAGGGCGCTCGAATCCCAGAACGGCTTTTCCGGCATCAGCATCACCGAGGATTGCGAGACGGCGCTGGCGCTGCATGGCAGCGGCTGGAACAGCATCTATGTCGACAAGCCGCTGATCGCCGGCCTGCAGCCAGCCACCTTCGCAAGCTTCATCGGTCAGCGCAGCCGCTGGGCCCAGGGCATGATGCAGATCCTGCGCTTTCGCTTTCCGCTTCTGAAGCGCGGCCTGACGATCCCGCAGCGCTTCTGCTACATGTCCTCCACGCTTTTCTGGCTTTTCCCATTCCCGCGCACGATCTTCCTGTTTGCGCCGCTCTTCTACCTGTTCTTCGATCTGGAAATCTTCACCGCTTCGGGCGGCGAGTTCCTTGCCTATACGCTGGCCTATATGCTGGTGAATCTGATGATGCAGAACTACCTCTACGGGTCGTTCCGCTGGCCCTGGATTTCCGAGCTCTACGAATATGTCCAGACTGTGCATCTGCTGCCGGCCGTCGTCTCCGTCATGCTCAATCCGAGGAAGCCGACCTTCAAGGTCACTGCCAAGGACGAATCGATCGCCGTCAGCCGTCTGTCGGAAATCAGCCGTCCGTTCTTCGTCATCTTTGCGGTGCAGATCGTCGCGCTCGTCATCACCATCTACAAGATCTATGCAGAGCCCTATAAGGCCGACGTCACGCTCGTCGTCGGCGGTTGGAATGTCATCAACCTGATCATGGCCGGCTGCGCGCTTGGCGTCGTGTCGGAGCGCGGCGAGCGAGCCTCGTCCCGTCGCGTCCGGGTCAACCGGCGCTGCGAATTCGGCGCCAACGGCAAGTGGTACACGGCTTCGATCGAGGACGTCTCCGTCCACGGCGCAAGGCTTCACATCTTCAACAAGCAGCTCGACGAGATGCTGGTCGGCGCCGTCGGCGAAATCCGCTTCCGGCCATATAGCGGCGCGGATCTGGAAACCCTGCCGCTCATCGTCCGCAATATCGAGCCGTCGGGCGACATCAGCAATGTCGGCTGTCAGTACGCGCCGAAAAGCGCGCTTGACCATCGCCTGATCGCAGACCTGATGTTTGCGAATTCCGACCAGTGGACCCAGTTTCAGGCCTCGCGCCGCCGCAATCCGGGCCTGATCCGCGGCACCATCTGGTTTCTCGGCATGTCGTTCTACCAGACGAGCCGCGGCCTCGTTTACTTCTTCCGCAGCATGCGGCCGGAGCGGGAGGCCCAGCAGCAGGCGGCAAAGGTCAACGCCGGATGA
- a CDS encoding cellulose biosynthesis cyclic di-GMP-binding regulatory protein BcsB, protein MKRIVAASLLLLNASAFAQAQTAPFDMSGERPPGASVTPRLTSPTPPAAATAPVPVTPPVSVIPAPASPAAPAPAPVPPPIAAQPPQSPPPAPQPAATANSVAPLRAGDVRRFVVPFSKLGLGGEYDRRSWSVYLTPEQAAAKASFTFAYQNSIVVAPEASALTVYLNNRPIGQQRVGSPDGSSAVTFEVPPGLLQPGANLVTFEANQRHRTDCSIQSTYELWSNIDPAGTYLSFAGRDAAQLPSADAIRAIGVDGAGKTEFDIVVPALEQPGTTKPLLRLAQGLSVLSSMPNQIFAFNTASLPVGGPGKLSVLVGTAAELRPLFPDLPPGAESAALAAFVTDPRSGSPVLLISGPSWQAVSSAIDTIVSPTDRSSEVRRDVLTTERWSAPNAPLVFSDTNIALSQLGVKTTEFSGRRLRTSFNIAVPADFYANAYGEAKVLLDAAYTDNVMPGSHIDIYVNDNIASTVPITTTSGGILRHLPIRVTMRHFKPGLNSVAIEAILMTKDDAACAPGSTAGATPRFALFDTSELQIPDFARVGQRPNLAAMAGTAYPYGRATEPTPLFIDRIDADTLSAAATLLGQMAITAGHPIAVETVASPNTIGDRDAIFIGSISQMPATALTQTNISAASQASWRPVPDTQAGVVDTGTAFEEWNSKVSGGVLRSRITAFREWLSRNFDISRSSLQFIPGAEQIFTPANADTLLVAQGSSPAGAGAWTVVAAPSAKDLREGLEVLTAQLNWPQISGHITTYSSKTGKIETVPVTRFDFVPSTPWSIANYRLIAANWLSTNILSYAFLLVVFVLLIGITTSSMLKKLGRSK, encoded by the coding sequence ATGAAAAGGATCGTCGCCGCCTCGCTTCTCCTGCTGAATGCCTCCGCCTTCGCCCAGGCGCAGACGGCCCCCTTCGACATGTCCGGCGAGCGGCCGCCCGGTGCGTCCGTTACCCCGAGATTGACGTCGCCCACGCCACCCGCAGCAGCCACTGCGCCGGTTCCCGTCACGCCTCCGGTTTCCGTCATACCCGCACCTGCAAGCCCGGCTGCTCCTGCACCTGCTCCCGTTCCTCCGCCGATCGCCGCCCAGCCACCGCAGTCGCCGCCGCCCGCGCCCCAGCCTGCCGCCACGGCAAATAGCGTTGCGCCGCTGCGTGCCGGCGACGTCCGTCGCTTCGTCGTGCCCTTTTCGAAACTCGGCCTCGGCGGTGAATACGACCGTCGGTCATGGTCGGTCTATCTGACGCCGGAGCAGGCGGCGGCCAAGGCAAGCTTCACCTTCGCCTACCAGAATTCGATCGTCGTCGCGCCCGAGGCCTCCGCGCTGACCGTCTATCTCAACAACCGCCCGATCGGTCAGCAGCGCGTCGGCTCGCCGGATGGCTCTTCGGCCGTCACCTTCGAGGTTCCGCCCGGTCTGCTGCAGCCGGGCGCCAACCTCGTCACCTTCGAAGCCAATCAGCGCCACCGCACCGATTGCAGCATCCAGTCCACTTATGAACTCTGGTCGAACATCGATCCGGCCGGAACCTATCTGAGCTTTGCCGGCAGGGATGCCGCCCAGCTACCGAGCGCCGATGCGATCCGCGCCATCGGCGTCGACGGCGCCGGCAAGACGGAGTTCGACATCGTCGTCCCGGCGCTGGAGCAGCCGGGAACCACCAAGCCGCTGCTGCGGCTGGCGCAGGGCCTGTCGGTGCTGAGCAGCATGCCGAACCAGATCTTTGCCTTCAACACCGCTTCGCTTCCGGTCGGCGGGCCTGGCAAGCTCAGCGTGCTCGTCGGCACCGCGGCGGAGCTGCGGCCGCTCTTTCCCGACCTGCCGCCTGGCGCCGAAAGTGCAGCACTCGCCGCTTTTGTCACCGATCCGCGCAGCGGCTCGCCGGTGCTTCTGATCAGCGGCCCCTCCTGGCAGGCGGTCTCGTCGGCGATCGATACCATCGTCTCGCCGACAGACAGGTCCTCGGAGGTTCGTCGCGACGTGCTGACCACTGAGCGCTGGAGCGCGCCGAACGCGCCGCTGGTGTTTTCCGACACGAATATCGCCCTGTCTCAGCTCGGTGTGAAGACCACCGAATTCTCCGGCCGGCGGTTGCGGACCAGCTTCAATATCGCCGTGCCGGCCGATTTTTATGCCAATGCCTATGGCGAGGCGAAGGTGCTGCTCGACGCCGCCTATACCGATAACGTGATGCCCGGCAGCCACATCGATATCTACGTCAACGACAACATCGCCTCCACCGTGCCGATCACCACGACATCAGGCGGCATTCTCCGTCATCTGCCGATCCGCGTGACGATGCGGCACTTCAAGCCAGGTCTCAATTCGGTGGCGATCGAGGCGATCCTGATGACCAAGGACGATGCGGCTTGCGCGCCGGGCTCGACCGCCGGCGCCACCCCGCGCTTTGCCCTGTTCGATACCTCCGAGCTGCAGATTCCGGATTTCGCCCGCGTCGGTCAGCGTCCGAATCTGGCCGCAATGGCTGGCACCGCCTATCCCTATGGCCGGGCCACGGAGCCGACGCCGCTCTTCATCGATCGCATCGATGCCGATACGCTTTCGGCCGCCGCCACGCTGCTTGGCCAGATGGCGATCACCGCCGGCCATCCGATCGCCGTCGAAACCGTCGCCTCGCCGAATACGATCGGCGATCGTGACGCAATCTTCATCGGCTCCATCTCGCAGATGCCGGCAACCGCGCTGACGCAGACCAATATCTCTGCGGCGAGCCAGGCCTCATGGCGTCCCGTGCCGGATACGCAGGCGGGTGTCGTCGATACCGGTACGGCTTTCGAGGAGTGGAATTCCAAGGTCAGCGGCGGTGTCTTGCGCAGCCGGATCACTGCCTTCCGTGAGTGGCTTTCGCGCAATTTCGATATCTCCCGCAGCTCGCTGCAATTCATCCCCGGCGCCGAGCAGATTTTCACGCCGGCCAACGCCGACACGCTCCTGGTCGCCCAAGGCTCCAGCCCCGCGGGAGCCGGCGCCTGGACCGTGGTGGCGGCGCCATCGGCAAAGGACCTGCGCGAAGGGCTCGAGGTTCTGACCGCGCAACTGAACTGGCCGCAGATATCGGGCCACATCACCACCTATTCGAGCAAGACAGGCAAGATCGAAACCGTGCCCGTCACCCGTTTCGATTTCGTGCCGTCCACCCCCTGGTCGATCGCCAATTACCGGCTGATCGCCGCCAACTGGCTGTCGACCAATATCCTCTCCTATGCCTTCCTGCTGGTCGTCTTCGTGCTGCTGATCGGGATCACCACCTCGAGCATGCTCAAAAAGCTGGGCCGGTCGAAATGA
- a CDS encoding glycosyl hydrolase family 8, protein MRRWRAILLAATVALAAASPPAVAQQAMINAGAWSAYKAKFLDATGRIIDNGNGNISHSEGQGYGMLLAYLAASPADFEQIWYFTRTELLLRDDGLAVWKWDPSVKPHVTDTNNASDGDMLIAYALALAGTAWKRNDYIFAASRMAQALLAETVVHASGHTLLLPGSEGFAATDREDGPVVNPSYWIYEAIPVMAALAPSDAWQKLSDDGLTLLKTMQFGPRKLPAEWVSLSGQPQPAQGFDAEFAYNAIRIPLYLARGGVTDKALLTRLQQGMLQDGVPATIDLTTGRPKAVLSDPGYRIVNDVVACVVDGTKLPVSALQFAPALYYPSTLQLLGLAYIGEKHPECL, encoded by the coding sequence ATGAGGCGGTGGCGCGCAATCCTGCTTGCGGCAACGGTCGCGCTCGCCGCGGCGAGCCCGCCCGCCGTCGCCCAGCAGGCGATGATCAATGCCGGTGCATGGTCGGCCTACAAGGCGAAGTTTCTCGATGCGACCGGCCGCATCATCGATAACGGCAACGGCAATATCAGCCACAGCGAAGGGCAGGGTTATGGCATGCTGCTCGCCTATCTCGCAGCCAGCCCTGCGGATTTCGAACAGATCTGGTATTTTACCCGCACCGAGCTGCTGCTGCGCGACGATGGCCTTGCCGTCTGGAAATGGGATCCGAGCGTCAAGCCGCACGTCACCGACACCAACAACGCCTCGGATGGCGACATGCTGATCGCCTATGCGCTGGCGCTAGCCGGCACGGCGTGGAAACGTAACGACTATATCTTCGCCGCCTCCCGCATGGCGCAGGCGCTGCTTGCCGAAACCGTCGTGCACGCGTCCGGGCACACACTCCTGTTGCCAGGGAGTGAGGGTTTTGCCGCCACCGACCGCGAGGACGGTCCCGTCGTCAACCCGTCCTACTGGATTTACGAGGCGATCCCGGTGATGGCGGCGCTCGCGCCGTCGGATGCCTGGCAAAAACTGTCGGACGATGGCCTAACGCTGTTGAAGACGATGCAGTTCGGCCCGCGCAAGCTTCCCGCCGAATGGGTGAGTCTCAGCGGCCAGCCGCAGCCGGCGCAGGGTTTCGACGCCGAGTTTGCCTATAACGCCATCCGCATCCCGCTCTATCTCGCTCGTGGCGGCGTGACCGACAAGGCGCTGCTGACCCGCTTGCAACAAGGGATGTTGCAAGACGGCGTTCCCGCTACCATCGATCTGACCACCGGCCGACCGAAGGCTGTGTTGTCGGATCCCGGTTATCGAATTGTTAACGATGTTGTGGCCTGTGTAGTCGATGGGACCAAGTTGCCGGTCTCGGCCCTGCAATTCGCGCCCGCACTCTATTATCCGTCCACGCTTCAGCTGTTGGGGCTGGCCTATATTGGGGAGAAGCATCCGGAGTGTCTGTGA
- a CDS encoding cellulose synthase: protein MKSSLVAVSAAVVVATLVTGLKDRAALQEKFGLGSAGKPAPELMMMGRIKPEVPAGNSEFNVQLVADKIEAITSPSPSAPDTSDPDAVAPQPAASQPAAPQTAAPPAQTVAQPAPVTPPIVSAPPAPQQAAAPPPPAVDESALRYFASRGDKVRLQAEISRLQALYPNWVPPADPLAVPQNGDKQLEAMWQLYSDGRYAELRKAVADRQAADAGWQPPADLLDRLDVAEGRARLVNASDLKQYATVVDIAAATPSLLTCSEVDVLWRLAEAFIQTERAQRGQDAYAYILKNCTNPAERQATVEKASTLLAYQPMQALLALERPAADGSKEFDAIRDNLARRFMAEGDDDPNLAIAPDYIARLEKLAETEGLASDALLLGWYQLRRNNDADAEKWFRAARAEQDSPAASQGLALALIARKAPEEAEDVMFRWRADSDDATATYLAATANLMALQPPADLAEDVLHRIAAEVIARKYVPTAQQFGWYARSLNQFQTATRWFETALAWKPDDEPSAYGLVITREQLSDRKGVLDLQRAWAGRSSRITNLEDTSSLTPNAVTPPPAKGALAAQQPAQPTQRPQTEPLPAERRVILQPGSEVVVRAARPAMETAPVPRGPRQTRGCSTTIDAGQLKPADALSRGWCLMDVNRPMEAISAFEAALQSPARKVREDAAYGQSLAYLRAGLSGNAAVAATKAPQNRQRAAELQVAILADRALAAFDAGRYRETLIYLDQRAQLQQERIDLMVLRGYCYLNLKMYGDATRIFEAAAATGSRDAARGLADVRNVTHPDTNN, encoded by the coding sequence GTGAAGTCTTCTCTCGTGGCGGTTTCAGCGGCAGTCGTGGTGGCAACCCTCGTCACCGGGCTGAAAGATCGTGCCGCTCTGCAGGAAAAGTTCGGCCTCGGCTCTGCCGGCAAGCCGGCACCGGAGCTGATGATGATGGGCCGCATCAAGCCGGAGGTTCCTGCCGGCAATTCCGAATTCAATGTGCAGCTTGTCGCCGACAAGATCGAGGCGATTACTTCCCCGTCGCCGTCAGCCCCGGACACGTCGGATCCGGATGCCGTTGCACCGCAGCCGGCAGCATCGCAGCCTGCGGCACCTCAGACGGCTGCTCCGCCGGCTCAGACGGTCGCCCAGCCGGCACCAGTGACACCCCCAATCGTTTCCGCGCCGCCGGCTCCGCAACAGGCGGCCGCGCCGCCGCCGCCTGCCGTCGATGAAAGTGCGCTTCGTTATTTCGCCAGCCGCGGCGACAAGGTGCGTCTGCAGGCCGAGATCTCCCGCCTTCAGGCGCTCTACCCGAACTGGGTTCCTCCGGCCGATCCTCTCGCCGTGCCGCAGAATGGCGACAAGCAGCTCGAGGCCATGTGGCAGCTCTATTCCGATGGGCGCTATGCGGAGTTGCGCAAGGCCGTCGCCGACCGCCAGGCAGCCGATGCCGGATGGCAGCCGCCGGCCGATCTGCTCGACCGGCTTGATGTCGCCGAGGGCCGTGCCCGCCTCGTCAATGCGTCGGACCTCAAGCAATATGCGACTGTGGTCGATATCGCTGCTGCAACACCGAGCCTGCTCACCTGCAGCGAGGTCGATGTCCTCTGGCGCCTCGCCGAAGCCTTCATCCAGACGGAGAGGGCGCAGCGCGGCCAGGACGCCTACGCTTATATCCTGAAGAACTGCACCAATCCGGCCGAGCGTCAGGCGACGGTCGAGAAGGCCTCGACGCTGCTTGCCTACCAGCCGATGCAGGCGCTGCTCGCGCTGGAGAGGCCTGCTGCCGACGGGAGCAAGGAATTCGACGCGATCCGCGACAACCTCGCCCGACGCTTCATGGCCGAGGGCGATGACGATCCAAATCTCGCCATCGCGCCCGATTATATCGCCCGCCTCGAAAAGCTCGCCGAGACGGAGGGGCTTGCCTCAGATGCGCTGCTGCTCGGCTGGTACCAGCTTCGCCGCAACAATGATGCGGATGCCGAGAAATGGTTCCGTGCCGCTCGAGCCGAGCAAGATTCGCCGGCCGCTTCGCAGGGGCTGGCGCTGGCGCTGATCGCCCGCAAGGCGCCTGAGGAAGCCGAGGACGTGATGTTCCGCTGGCGCGCCGATTCCGATGATGCGACCGCTACCTATCTCGCCGCCACCGCCAACCTGATGGCGTTGCAGCCGCCGGCCGATCTGGCCGAAGATGTGCTGCACCGCATCGCTGCCGAGGTCATCGCCCGGAAATATGTGCCGACGGCGCAGCAGTTCGGCTGGTATGCCCGCTCCCTAAATCAGTTCCAGACCGCCACGCGCTGGTTCGAGACGGCGCTTGCCTGGAAACCCGATGACGAACCGTCCGCCTATGGCCTTGTCATCACTCGCGAGCAACTGAGCGACCGCAAGGGCGTGCTCGACCTCCAGCGCGCCTGGGCCGGCCGGTCGAGCCGGATCACCAATCTCGAAGACACGTCCTCCCTGACGCCGAACGCCGTCACGCCGCCGCCGGCCAAGGGCGCGCTTGCCGCACAGCAACCGGCTCAACCGACGCAGCGTCCCCAGACCGAGCCGCTTCCGGCCGAGCGCCGCGTCATCCTGCAGCCGGGGTCGGAAGTGGTCGTTCGCGCGGCGAGGCCGGCGATGGAGACGGCGCCCGTCCCGCGCGGCCCGCGCCAGACGCGCGGCTGCTCGACGACAATCGATGCCGGGCAGCTTAAGCCGGCCGACGCGCTGTCGCGCGGCTGGTGCCTGATGGATGTCAACCGGCCGATGGAGGCGATCTCGGCCTTCGAGGCGGCATTGCAGAGCCCGGCCCGCAAGGTCCGTGAAGATGCAGCCTATGGCCAGAGCCTTGCTTATCTCCGCGCCGGCCTTTCCGGCAATGCGGCTGTCGCGGCCACCAAGGCGCCGCAGAACCGCCAGCGCGCCGCCGAGCTTCAGGTGGCGATCCTCGCCGACCGTGCGCTTGCAGCCTTCGACGCCGGGCGTTACCGCGAAACCCTCATCTATCTCGATCAGCGTGCCCAGCTGCAGCAAGAACGCATCGACCTGATGGTTCTGCGCGGCTACTGCTACCTCAATCTCAAAATGTACGGCGATGCGACCCGTATCTTCGAAGCCGCTGCCGCGACCGGCAGCCGCGACGCCGCCCGCGGTCTGGCCGACGTCCGTAACGTCACCCACCCAGACACCAACAACTGA
- a CDS encoding HAD family hydrolase, translated as MPALHDLLDRSYDAFLFDMDGTLLNSIAVVERVWSEWARRHGFEPEVFLKTIHGIRASDVIRGLGLPGVDPAHEADLLLAEEMEDVSGIVEIPGAVRFLSAIAEGRWAIVTSAPIELARRRMEAAGIPMPKVIVSGQEVKSGKPSPEGYLLGASRLGVEPKKCLVFEDAVAGILAGEAAGADVTVITETHATPFETPHFSIANYLTWQPRQTAEGRLKLAAI; from the coding sequence GTGCCCGCTCTCCATGACCTCCTCGACAGATCCTATGACGCCTTCCTTTTCGACATGGACGGAACGCTGCTGAATTCCATTGCGGTCGTCGAACGCGTCTGGAGTGAATGGGCAAGACGCCACGGCTTCGAGCCGGAGGTCTTCTTGAAGACGATCCACGGCATCCGCGCCTCCGATGTGATCCGCGGGCTCGGCCTGCCCGGCGTCGATCCTGCCCATGAGGCGGATCTGCTGCTCGCCGAGGAAATGGAGGATGTCTCCGGCATCGTTGAGATCCCCGGCGCCGTCCGCTTCCTCTCCGCCATCGCTGAGGGCCGATGGGCAATCGTCACTTCGGCGCCGATCGAGCTCGCAAGGCGCCGCATGGAAGCCGCCGGCATCCCGATGCCGAAGGTCATCGTCAGCGGTCAGGAGGTCAAATCCGGCAAGCCCAGCCCCGAAGGTTATCTGCTCGGCGCAAGCCGCCTCGGCGTCGAGCCGAAAAAATGCCTGGTCTTCGAAGATGCCGTCGCCGGCATTCTCGCCGGCGAAGCCGCCGGCGCCGACGTTACCGTCATCACCGAAACCCACGCCACACCCTTCGAAACACCGCATTTTTCGATCGCCAACTACCTGACATGGCAGCCCCGCCAGACCGCCGAAGGCCGGCTGAAGCTCGCGGCGATCTGA
- a CDS encoding class I SAM-dependent methyltransferase, with translation MSIELDATTYVHAKPATAHSYILPAVVDVLKNSFQEANETAVFDLGCGTGGAAAVLAEKGYDVVGVDPSKDGIAKARTAHPDLPLEIGSGYEDLSSRYGTFDAVISLEVVEHVYDPKAFSTTIYDLVKPGGIAVVSTPFHGYWKNLALAVSGKMDDHFMPLKDHGHIKFWSPETLSTLLVETGFEDVDFEYVGRIPLLAKSMIAIAQKPH, from the coding sequence ATGTCTATCGAACTGGACGCGACTACCTATGTACACGCCAAGCCGGCGACCGCCCATTCCTATATTTTGCCGGCCGTTGTCGATGTTCTCAAGAACAGTTTCCAGGAGGCAAACGAAACGGCAGTCTTCGACCTCGGTTGCGGCACCGGCGGTGCTGCAGCCGTGCTTGCGGAAAAAGGCTATGACGTTGTCGGTGTCGATCCCTCGAAGGACGGCATCGCGAAAGCGAGAACGGCCCACCCCGATCTTCCGCTGGAAATCGGCTCCGGTTACGAGGATCTTTCCAGCCGGTATGGGACCTTCGATGCGGTGATAAGTCTTGAAGTGGTGGAACATGTCTATGATCCCAAGGCCTTCTCAACGACCATTTACGACCTGGTGAAGCCTGGTGGCATTGCGGTCGTATCGACGCCCTTCCACGGCTACTGGAAAAATCTGGCCCTAGCCGTGAGCGGAAAGATGGACGACCATTTTATGCCTCTGAAGGACCATGGTCATATCAAATTCTGGTCTCCCGAAACGCTCAGCACGCTGCTCGTCGAAACAGGCTTCGAAGATGTCGACTTCGAATATGTCGGGAGGATTCCGCTCCTGGCGAAATCGATGATCGCGATCGCTCAGAAACCGCACTGA